The following are encoded together in the Glycine max cultivar Williams 82 chromosome 8, Glycine_max_v4.0, whole genome shotgun sequence genome:
- the LOC100780540 gene encoding E3 ubiquitin-protein ligase RMA1, which yields MEHLGQIEERIRCLEAVVFRARQRQRQRPSHAPIQVTNYAGELGTVADLPAEEERLHQEFGGIDVGGEMVGDGRTCKRKASYLVAKALGVETSQGEGFATNLFHCNVCLDRARDPVLTCCGHLFCWPCFHKLSYAYSDVRECPVCKGDVPEEGIVPIYGNVSVDNSGKFDLNETDSTVPARPRPHRIESIRQRFRY from the coding sequence ATGGAGCATTTGGGCCAAATAGAAGAGCGTATTAGATGCCTAGAAGCAGTAGTTTTCAGGGCTAGGCAGCGTCAGAGGCAGCGACCGAGTCATGCTCCAATTCAGGTAACTAACTATGCAGGAGAATTGGGAACAGTAGCTGATCTACCAGCCGAAGAAGAAAGGTTGCATCAAGAGTTTGGTGGTATTGATGTTGGAGGAGAGATGGTGGGAGATGGGAGAACGTGTAAAAGGAAGGCTAGCTATTTGGTTGCTAAAGCATTGGGTGTGGAAACCAGTCAGGGTGAGGGTTTTGCAACAAATTTGTTTCATTGTAATGTATGCTTGGACAGGGCAAGAGATCCGGTTTTGACCTGTTGTGGTCACTTGTTTTGCTGGCCATGCTTTCATAAGTTGTCGTATGCTTATTCAGATGTCAGGGAATGTCCGGTTTGTAAAGGAGATGTCCCTGAAGAAGGAATTGTCCCAATATATGGCAATGTAAGTGTTGATAACAGTGGCAAGTTTGACTTGAATGAAACTGATTCGACAGTTCCTGCTCGACCTCGTCCACATAGAATTGAGAGTATTAGGCAGCGGTTCAGATATTGA